One Micromonospora eburnea genomic region harbors:
- a CDS encoding imidazolonepropionase-like domain-containing protein, whose protein sequence is MRTIHAATLLRRALDAEPAAGQAVLVSGDRVEAVAPLDELTEAYPGVRVRRWAGTLGPALVHDGPLPPAPTPRERVHALFLLGAAAVLAAYVTDPELRAAAGRGGVAVLDRARPPALVPAGRADLAVFGDDGSCLATVVAGRLVHRRA, encoded by the coding sequence GTGCGGACGATCCACGCCGCCACGCTGCTGCGGCGCGCCCTCGACGCCGAGCCCGCCGCCGGGCAGGCCGTCCTGGTCTCCGGCGACCGGGTCGAGGCCGTCGCGCCGTTGGACGAGCTGACGGAGGCGTACCCCGGGGTGCGGGTGCGGCGGTGGGCCGGCACCCTCGGGCCGGCGCTGGTGCACGACGGGCCGCTGCCGCCCGCGCCCACCCCGCGTGAACGGGTGCACGCCCTGTTTCTGCTCGGCGCCGCCGCTGTGCTCGCCGCGTACGTGACCGATCCGGAGCTTCGGGCCGCTGCGGGGCGTGGCGGCGTTGCGGTCCTCGATCGGGCCCGCCCGCCGGCGCTGGTCCCGGCCGGCCGCGCGGACCTGGCCGTCTTCGGCGACGACGGCTCCTGCCTGGCCACGGTTGTGGCCGGGCGGCTGGTCCACCGCCGTGCGTGA
- a CDS encoding sulfurtransferase, translating into MPVPSDPNPRLQSYADPQRLVSTEWLAEHLGDEGLVVVESDEDVLLYDTGHLPGAVKVDWHTELNDQVTRDYLDATSFAELCAAKGIGRDDTVVFYGDNFNWWAAYALWVFSLFGHPDVRLLDGGRQKWIAEGRELTREKVTRPRADYPVPVRNDAPIRAYREQVMAHVAAGRPLVDVRSPGEYTGEMLHMPDYPQEGALRGGHIPGAVNKPWKSAANEDGTFKSAGELRAIYADQLGLSPSDDVVAYCRIGERSSHTWFVLHHLLGYPQVRNYDGSWTEWGNLVRAPVVRGDQPGGLAG; encoded by the coding sequence ATGCCTGTGCCGAGCGATCCGAATCCCCGCCTCCAGTCGTACGCCGACCCGCAGCGCCTGGTCAGCACGGAGTGGCTGGCCGAGCACCTCGGCGACGAGGGCCTCGTGGTGGTCGAGTCCGACGAGGACGTGCTCCTCTACGACACCGGCCACCTTCCCGGTGCCGTCAAGGTCGACTGGCACACCGAACTGAACGACCAGGTGACCCGCGACTACCTGGACGCGACGAGCTTCGCCGAGCTGTGCGCCGCCAAGGGCATCGGGCGGGACGACACGGTGGTCTTCTACGGCGACAACTTCAACTGGTGGGCCGCGTACGCGCTCTGGGTCTTCTCCCTCTTCGGCCACCCGGACGTCCGGCTGCTCGACGGCGGCCGGCAGAAGTGGATCGCCGAGGGGCGCGAGCTGACCCGGGAGAAGGTAACCCGGCCGCGCGCCGATTACCCGGTGCCGGTGCGGAACGACGCGCCGATCCGGGCGTACCGGGAGCAGGTGATGGCGCATGTCGCCGCCGGCCGGCCGCTGGTCGACGTCCGCTCGCCCGGCGAGTACACCGGCGAGATGCTGCACATGCCGGACTACCCGCAGGAGGGCGCGCTGCGTGGCGGGCACATCCCGGGCGCGGTGAACAAGCCGTGGAAGTCCGCCGCGAACGAGGACGGCACCTTCAAGTCGGCCGGCGAGCTGCGCGCCATCTACGCCGACCAGCTCGGCCTGAGCCCGTCCGACGACGTGGTGGCGTACTGCCGGATCGGCGAGCGGTCCAGCCACACCTGGTTCGTGCTGCACCACCTGCTCGGCTACCCGCAGGTCCGCAACTACGACGGCTCGTGGACGGAGTGGGGCAACCTGGTCCGCGCCCCCGTCGTACGGGGCGACCAGCCCGGCGGCCTCGCCGGCTGA
- a CDS encoding HSP90 family protein: MDRTFQVDLRGVVDLLSHHLYGSPRVYVRELLQNAVDAITARRAAEPDAPARVRIEPPALTGDGTLRVHDTGIGLTEAQVHELLATIGRSSKRDELGFSRHEFLGQFGIGLLSCFLVADEIRVVTRHADQPTVFWTGWSDGRYAVEVAGPGQARREPGTTVTLVPRHDADQWFDVPTVTELARLYGALLPVDVRVGDTPTTAGPPPWPTTPGAPVDRAALHAYAQEVLGFVPFDVVPLAVPEAGLTGVAFILPTPVNPAARAGHRVYLKRMLLTEHADGLLPDWAFFALCVVDASELRPTASREALYEDTLLTATRDALGDQVRGWLVRLAKHDPRRLAEFLQVHHLGVKALALHDDEMLRLVDQWWPMDTNVGTLTLAEFRQRHGLIRYAASLDEFRQLAAVAAAQDLAVVNGGYTYDTELIERLPTVDRSVLIERLEPSDLTTRFDSLDPQTELALRPFLTGAQRALERLGCEVVVRAYDPVSLPALYLVSRSAAFHDQLAASRDKADELWGGVLDALAGSTPPDRPQLVLNHRNPLVRRVTTLADPELAGLAVEALYGQALLLGHHPIRAADAALLNSSFLGLLGRAVPGQESGRE, translated from the coding sequence TTGGACCGCACTTTCCAGGTCGACCTCCGCGGCGTGGTCGACCTGCTCAGCCATCACCTTTACGGCAGCCCACGGGTCTACGTCCGGGAGCTGCTCCAGAACGCCGTCGACGCGATCACCGCCCGCCGGGCGGCCGAGCCGGACGCACCGGCCCGGGTCCGGATCGAGCCGCCGGCGCTGACCGGCGACGGCACGCTGCGGGTGCACGACACCGGCATCGGCCTGACCGAGGCCCAGGTGCACGAGCTGCTGGCCACCATCGGGCGCAGTTCCAAGCGGGACGAGCTGGGCTTCTCCCGGCACGAGTTCCTCGGCCAGTTCGGCATCGGTCTGCTCTCCTGCTTCCTGGTCGCCGACGAGATCCGGGTGGTCACCCGGCACGCCGACCAGCCCACCGTGTTCTGGACCGGCTGGTCCGACGGCCGCTACGCGGTCGAGGTCGCCGGGCCGGGGCAGGCACGGCGCGAGCCCGGCACCACCGTGACGCTGGTGCCGCGGCACGACGCCGACCAGTGGTTCGACGTGCCGACAGTGACCGAGCTGGCCCGCCTCTACGGCGCGCTGCTGCCGGTGGACGTCCGGGTCGGGGACACTCCGACCACCGCCGGCCCACCGCCGTGGCCGACCACACCGGGCGCGCCGGTCGACCGGGCCGCCCTGCACGCGTACGCGCAGGAGGTCCTCGGCTTCGTCCCGTTCGACGTGGTGCCGCTGGCGGTGCCCGAGGCGGGGCTGACCGGGGTCGCCTTCATCCTGCCCACCCCGGTGAACCCGGCCGCCCGGGCCGGGCACCGGGTCTACCTCAAGCGGATGCTGCTCACCGAGCACGCCGACGGGCTGCTGCCCGACTGGGCGTTCTTCGCCCTCTGCGTGGTGGACGCCAGCGAGCTGCGCCCGACCGCCAGCCGGGAGGCGCTCTACGAGGACACCCTGCTCACCGCCACCCGGGACGCCCTCGGCGACCAGGTGCGCGGCTGGCTGGTCAGGCTGGCCAAGCACGATCCCCGGCGGCTCGCCGAGTTCCTCCAGGTGCACCACCTCGGGGTCAAGGCGCTCGCCCTGCACGACGACGAGATGCTCCGCCTGGTCGACCAGTGGTGGCCGATGGACACCAACGTCGGCACCCTCACCCTCGCCGAGTTCCGCCAGCGGCACGGCCTGATCCGCTACGCGGCCAGCCTCGACGAGTTCCGTCAGCTCGCCGCCGTCGCGGCCGCGCAGGACCTGGCCGTGGTGAACGGCGGCTACACGTACGACACCGAGCTGATCGAGCGGCTGCCCACGGTGGACCGGTCGGTGCTCATCGAGCGGCTGGAGCCGAGCGACCTCACCACCCGCTTCGACAGTCTCGATCCGCAGACCGAGCTGGCTCTGCGGCCGTTCCTCACCGGGGCGCAGCGGGCCCTGGAACGACTCGGCTGCGAGGTGGTGGTCCGGGCGTACGACCCGGTGTCGCTGCCGGCGCTCTACCTGGTCAGCCGCTCGGCCGCGTTCCACGACCAGCTCGCCGCCAGCCGGGACAAGGCCGACGAGCTGTGGGGCGGGGTGCTCGACGCGCTGGCCGGCTCCACCCCGCCGGACCGGCCGCAGCTGGTGCTCAACCACCGCAACCCGCTGGTCCGCCGGGTCACCACGCTGGCCGACCCGGAGCTGGCCGGGCTCGCCGTCGAGGCGCTCTACGGGCAGGCCCTGCTGCTCGGGCACCATCCGATCCGGGCGGCGGACGCCGCCCTGCTGAACAGTTCCTTCCTCGGCCTGCTCGGCCGGGCCGTACCGGGACAGGAGTCGGGCCGTGAGTGA
- a CDS encoding acetyl-CoA carboxylase biotin carboxylase subunit, whose product MIESLLVANRGEIARRIIRTARRLGIRAIAVHSEADAGLPFVTEADEAVCVGPANPAQSYRNVEAILAAAKSTGAQAIHPGYGFLSENADFARTVEASGLIWVGPGADAITAMGDKINARNLMAAAGVPVAPGTTDPAADLDAAIAAAAAIGYPVMVKAAAGGGGMGMGVAADEAALRTEYDKVRSFAERMFGDGSVLIERYFPRVRHVEVQILGLADGRVVALGERECSVQRRNQKLVEESPSPAVSPELRERFLAAAVRAGEAVNYRNAGTVECLLVPRQRDLDGDGSGSEEFFFLEMNTRLQVEHPVTEYVYGVDLVEEQLRVAAGLAPTFDPDALAPRGHAIELRINAEDPKRFLPGPGAITTWNEPTGEGVRVDSGYVAGNTVTPFYDSLMAKLIVSGRDRTEAVERARAAVAQFEIVGPKNNVPFFAELLENEEFLSGDYDTGIVSRMR is encoded by the coding sequence ATGATCGAGTCGCTGCTGGTCGCCAACCGGGGCGAGATCGCCCGCCGGATCATCCGTACCGCGCGGCGGCTCGGAATCCGAGCGATCGCCGTGCACTCCGAGGCCGACGCCGGCCTGCCGTTCGTGACCGAGGCGGACGAGGCGGTCTGCGTGGGCCCCGCCAACCCGGCGCAGAGCTACCGGAACGTCGAGGCCATCCTCGCCGCCGCCAAGTCGACCGGCGCCCAGGCGATCCACCCCGGCTACGGCTTTCTCTCCGAGAACGCGGACTTCGCGCGTACCGTCGAGGCCAGTGGCCTGATCTGGGTCGGGCCCGGCGCGGACGCGATCACCGCCATGGGTGACAAGATCAACGCCCGGAACCTGATGGCGGCGGCGGGCGTGCCGGTCGCGCCCGGCACCACCGACCCGGCGGCCGACCTGGACGCGGCGATCGCCGCCGCCGCGGCGATCGGCTACCCGGTGATGGTCAAGGCCGCGGCCGGTGGCGGCGGCATGGGCATGGGCGTCGCCGCCGACGAGGCCGCGCTGCGCACCGAGTACGACAAGGTCCGCTCGTTCGCCGAGCGGATGTTCGGCGACGGCTCGGTGCTGATCGAGCGCTACTTCCCCCGGGTACGCCACGTCGAGGTGCAGATCCTCGGCCTGGCGGACGGCCGGGTGGTCGCCCTCGGCGAGCGGGAGTGCTCGGTGCAGCGCCGCAACCAGAAGCTGGTCGAGGAGTCGCCGTCCCCGGCGGTCTCCCCCGAGCTGCGCGAGCGGTTCCTGGCCGCGGCGGTCCGGGCCGGCGAGGCGGTCAACTACCGCAACGCCGGGACGGTGGAGTGCCTGTTGGTCCCGCGCCAGCGGGACCTCGATGGGGATGGCTCCGGCTCCGAGGAATTCTTCTTCCTGGAGATGAACACCCGGCTTCAGGTCGAGCACCCGGTCACCGAGTACGTCTACGGCGTCGACCTGGTGGAGGAGCAGTTGCGGGTGGCCGCCGGCCTGGCCCCGACCTTCGACCCGGACGCGCTCGCGCCGCGCGGGCACGCCATCGAGCTGCGGATCAACGCCGAGGACCCGAAGCGGTTCCTTCCCGGCCCGGGTGCGATCACCACCTGGAACGAGCCCACCGGCGAGGGCGTACGGGTCGACTCCGGCTACGTCGCCGGAAACACGGTGACCCCGTTCTACGACAGCCTGATGGCGAAGCTGATCGTGAGCGGCAGGGACCGCACCGAGGCCGTCGAGCGGGCGCGGGCGGCGGTGGCCCAGTTCGAGATCGTCGGTCCGAAGAACAACGTCCCCTTCTTCGCCGAGCTGCTGGAGAACGAGGAGTTCCTCTCCGGCGACTACGACACCGGCATCGTCTCCCGCATGCGCTGA
- a CDS encoding esterase/lipase family protein, with protein sequence MGRLDKRFVALLGLAALPPAVEGLVLDVLRFRAAEGLAPQVTAVWPYDTYHDLRWLFVYHDSWSTFVLGLVALILFRALLTTGLVVLAWPRHLPRPSLRWLARRNLALTAVVVVVVSPWASLSIAASVVALSWLLLASLLPLFLLAPFLQRAAVVGDWWRGLPSIELVGWSLLNFVVLTVGGALVWAVPIGWTAPVAAIAGAINGLLWQRTVASALLPRRPVRWARVPAAPLAILLAFIVPVVVQPALAALTTKSAKPPRLVFLDQPLPPAVRHAVIFVPGHASAYDGEPPTDPNVQWFSYRGLDAQGRPMPFGPRDTYRSIESSVAMLADQVELVHRRTGRPVALIGQSEGALVSRTYLADRPHPAVNALAMASPLINAGRSYYPPRGASEGWGIAAGWELRAVFRLADSIAMSGSGPDEPFVRSILDNAPFYRNDLMCPVPGVRIIAFLPTTTATEAPPGEYAGVPVFEMPAVHGGLLARPVVEEHLLFFLSGQMVSHPEAGYNLLQKISAAWQAPPLALGLNPAWRGERLPDPAFTGRVCQPS encoded by the coding sequence GTGGGTCGCCTGGACAAGCGGTTCGTCGCACTACTCGGGCTGGCCGCCCTGCCGCCCGCCGTCGAGGGCCTTGTCCTCGACGTGTTGCGGTTCCGCGCCGCCGAAGGGCTGGCCCCGCAGGTCACGGCGGTCTGGCCGTACGACACCTACCACGACCTGCGGTGGCTGTTCGTCTACCACGACTCGTGGTCGACCTTCGTCCTCGGACTGGTCGCGCTCATCCTGTTCCGGGCGCTGCTCACCACCGGGCTGGTCGTCCTGGCCTGGCCGCGGCACCTGCCCCGGCCGAGCCTGCGCTGGCTGGCTCGGCGGAACCTCGCGCTGACCGCGGTGGTCGTCGTGGTGGTGTCGCCCTGGGCGTCCCTGTCGATCGCCGCCTCGGTGGTCGCCCTCTCCTGGCTGCTGCTCGCCTCGCTGCTGCCGCTGTTCCTGCTCGCGCCGTTCCTGCAACGCGCGGCCGTGGTCGGCGACTGGTGGCGCGGGCTGCCCTCGATCGAACTGGTTGGCTGGTCCCTGCTCAACTTCGTGGTGCTCACCGTCGGCGGCGCGTTGGTCTGGGCGGTGCCGATCGGGTGGACCGCACCGGTGGCGGCGATCGCCGGGGCGATCAACGGCCTGCTCTGGCAGCGGACCGTGGCCTCCGCGCTGCTGCCGCGCCGACCGGTCCGCTGGGCGCGGGTGCCCGCCGCGCCGCTGGCGATCCTGCTCGCCTTCATCGTGCCGGTCGTCGTGCAGCCGGCGCTGGCCGCCCTGACCACCAAGTCGGCCAAGCCGCCGCGGCTTGTGTTCCTCGACCAGCCGTTGCCGCCCGCCGTCCGGCACGCGGTGATTTTCGTCCCCGGACATGCCAGCGCGTACGACGGGGAGCCGCCCACCGACCCGAATGTGCAGTGGTTCTCCTATCGGGGGTTGGATGCGCAGGGCCGGCCCATGCCGTTCGGGCCCCGGGACACCTACCGGTCGATCGAGTCCAGTGTGGCGATGCTCGCCGATCAGGTGGAGCTGGTGCACCGGCGTACCGGCCGGCCGGTGGCGTTGATAGGGCAGAGCGAGGGGGCCCTCGTCTCGCGGACCTACCTGGCGGACCGGCCGCACCCGGCGGTGAACGCCCTGGCCATGGCGAGCCCGCTGATCAACGCGGGTCGGTCCTACTATCCGCCGCGCGGGGCTTCCGAGGGATGGGGCATCGCCGCCGGCTGGGAGTTACGGGCGGTTTTCCGTCTCGCTGACTCCATCGCCATGAGCGGGAGCGGGCCGGACGAGCCGTTCGTCCGGTCGATACTTGACAACGCGCCCTTCTACCGCAACGACCTGATGTGCCCGGTGCCCGGCGTGCGGATCATCGCGTTCCTGCCGACCACCACCGCCACCGAGGCTCCGCCAGGCGAGTACGCGGGCGTTCCGGTCTTCGAAATGCCGGCCGTGCATGGCGGCCTGCTGGCGCGGCCGGTGGTTGAGGAACATCTGTTGTTCTTCCTCAGTGGCCAGATGGTCAGCCATCCCGAGGCCGGTTACAACCTGCTCCAGAAGATCTCCGCCGCCTGGCAGGCGCCGCCGCTGGCACTGGGCCTCAACCCGGCCTGGCGGGGTGAACGGCTGCCCGACCCGGCCTTCACCGGGCGGGTCTGCCAGCCGAGCTGA
- a CDS encoding DUF7144 family membrane protein, with amino-acid sequence MTRHDEVHLRDRQRRLAAILLVGAGFFDGLAGINTLNVDKYVVESRQGLLDLDLTGWSWAHEATGALMVVSGLLLFTARPWSIRLAAAAAVIGILLHLILLPFETIWAVIVIGLAVAVLRLLWLCRRRPTPADDVSSAGRPAR; translated from the coding sequence GTGACGCGACACGACGAGGTGCATCTCAGAGACCGGCAGCGCAGACTGGCGGCCATCCTCCTCGTCGGAGCCGGGTTCTTCGACGGCCTCGCCGGGATAAACACTCTGAACGTCGACAAGTACGTGGTGGAGAGCCGGCAAGGGCTCCTCGACCTCGACCTGACCGGCTGGTCGTGGGCACACGAGGCGACCGGGGCGCTGATGGTGGTAAGTGGGTTACTCCTCTTCACCGCCCGTCCCTGGTCGATCCGGCTCGCCGCGGCGGCCGCGGTGATCGGCATCCTGCTCCACCTGATCCTGCTCCCGTTCGAGACGATCTGGGCCGTGATCGTGATCGGGCTGGCGGTGGCGGTGCTGCGGCTGCTCTGGCTGTGCCGGCGCCGGCCCACTCCGGCTGACGACGTCAGCTCGGCTGGCAGACCCGCCCGGTGA
- a CDS encoding PD40 domain-containing protein, with amino-acid sequence MNQDRLRLDLADLADEVTPVDLRDRALRTSRRLGIQRAIATSAAAVVMLGAATGTAFALMPRNDGQAPLPGDSPSITVTPSPAEVTPTPDPSASASVGATSTKPAFALTGTRYYLETTSTQALIHAVRSGSDEVVRRVRFSTDGCAGNTITVSPDGKRVAWVQDSTDGGNTGVLMAGTVGKQEATRLLDGVDCLGSNPLVWRGSDLLMVSRGGVSVLFDVAARKRVNGDPGQETLRCWSADGRWLAAVSDGKPYVTDETQLHQYTYTPPKGEAVKWDGWRVRSVSMDGRYVSVGWIGTDPSRQDGSFAVVDTTTSKTVTLPVSGDVRSIQFAADGKVLVRQASKVVVLDAGFQKIGEVAEPRAVQHLTLLTYAP; translated from the coding sequence ATGAACCAGGACCGCCTTCGACTCGACCTGGCCGACCTGGCCGACGAGGTCACCCCGGTCGACCTGCGGGACCGGGCCCTGCGTACGTCCCGTCGGCTTGGCATCCAGCGGGCCATCGCCACCTCGGCCGCCGCCGTGGTGATGCTCGGGGCGGCCACCGGCACCGCCTTCGCGCTGATGCCCCGCAACGACGGCCAGGCTCCGCTGCCCGGGGACTCACCGTCGATCACCGTCACCCCGTCCCCGGCCGAGGTCACCCCGACGCCAGACCCGTCGGCCTCGGCGAGCGTCGGGGCCACCTCGACAAAACCGGCGTTCGCCCTCACCGGCACCCGGTACTACCTGGAGACCACGTCCACCCAGGCCCTGATCCACGCGGTTCGGAGCGGCTCGGACGAGGTGGTCCGCCGCGTCCGGTTCAGCACCGACGGCTGCGCCGGCAATACGATCACCGTCTCGCCGGACGGGAAGCGGGTTGCGTGGGTGCAGGACAGCACCGATGGCGGCAACACGGGTGTGCTCATGGCCGGCACTGTCGGAAAGCAGGAGGCGACGCGTCTGCTGGATGGTGTCGACTGCCTCGGCAGCAACCCGCTGGTGTGGCGGGGCAGCGACCTGCTGATGGTCAGCAGGGGTGGGGTGTCGGTGCTCTTTGACGTGGCGGCGCGGAAGCGGGTCAACGGTGACCCGGGCCAGGAGACGCTGCGGTGCTGGTCCGCCGACGGTAGGTGGCTGGCGGCGGTGTCGGACGGCAAGCCGTACGTGACGGATGAGACGCAGCTGCACCAGTACACCTACACGCCGCCGAAGGGTGAGGCGGTCAAGTGGGACGGGTGGCGGGTGCGGAGCGTGTCGATGGACGGCCGGTACGTTTCGGTCGGTTGGATCGGCACCGACCCGTCCCGGCAGGACGGCAGCTTCGCGGTGGTCGACACCACCACTAGCAAGACTGTCACGCTTCCCGTCTCCGGTGATGTCCGCAGCATCCAGTTCGCCGCAGATGGCAAGGTGCTGGTGCGGCAGGCGAGCAAGGTCGTGGTGTTGGACGCCGGCTTCCAGAAGATCGGGGAGGTGGCGGAGCCCCGGGCCGTGCAGCACCTGACCCTGCTGACCTACGCGCCCTGA
- a CDS encoding TetR/AcrR family transcriptional regulator produces MGTGRRSRRDEILEIAVGLFAARGYHGVSMDDIGAAAGVTGPALYHHFAGKEAMLVAALIPVSEGLLAGGKERSANQPDDPRGTLESLIDFHVDFALANPAVIALHLHELDRLPDEPRRRIRRLQRMYVEEWVTVLTALHPGLPDGEARVLAHAAFGLMNSTPFLGGEVDRRRRADLLRGATLAALLAPTDPA; encoded by the coding sequence ATGGGTACGGGTCGACGGTCCCGGCGGGACGAGATCCTGGAGATCGCGGTGGGCCTCTTTGCCGCCCGCGGCTACCACGGCGTGTCGATGGACGACATCGGCGCCGCCGCCGGAGTGACCGGCCCGGCCCTCTACCACCACTTCGCCGGCAAGGAGGCGATGCTGGTCGCCGCGCTGATCCCGGTCAGTGAGGGCCTGCTCGCCGGTGGAAAGGAGCGGTCGGCCAACCAGCCGGACGACCCGCGCGGCACGCTGGAGTCGCTGATCGACTTCCACGTCGACTTCGCGCTGGCCAACCCGGCGGTGATCGCCCTGCACCTGCACGAGCTGGACCGCCTCCCCGACGAGCCGCGCCGCCGGATCCGTCGCCTCCAGCGGATGTACGTCGAGGAGTGGGTGACGGTGCTGACCGCGCTGCACCCCGGGCTGCCGGACGGCGAGGCGCGGGTGCTTGCCCACGCCGCCTTCGGCCTGATGAACTCCACCCCGTTCCTCGGCGGCGAGGTGGACCGCCGACGCCGGGCCGACCTGCTGCGTGGCGCCACCCTCGCCGCCCTTCTGGCTCCCACCGATCCGGCCTGA
- a CDS encoding MFS transporter has product MTAPVLGRDYRLLWAAAVSSRFGDALRTPALALLAATFTHDPRAVAAVTVAGQLPPLLLGLLGGAYADRWDRRRTMAAVDGLRAGVVAALAGLVATGRAGMAVLAVAAFLLAALGTVFDAASFAVLPSVVPSAALPTANGRLQAGTAVAGGFLGAPLAGLLFAISAALPFTLDALTFAAAALLVLTLRPAGHRPAVRPAAHRSAPERGSVWRESWAGVRWLRRDRVLWRVTVATTGSNLAISGVMAVLVLYALTVLRVPPSAYGLFAAGAVVGGLAGALGAGRLAARFGTLPALRGVLLGQTVALAGFAAARHPLAGGLALACFAAGTTVWNSLWSAYGQRHVPPELLGRVGAAQRVLGLAGAPVGAALAGFAGQAYGVAPVGWAAAGIFALVTVAAWRTLRGTGSRAERRVEPAACA; this is encoded by the coding sequence ATGACCGCTCCCGTTCTCGGCCGCGACTACCGGCTGCTCTGGGCCGCCGCCGTCTCCTCCCGGTTCGGCGACGCCCTGCGTACGCCGGCCCTGGCCCTGCTGGCCGCCACGTTCACCCACGATCCCCGGGCGGTCGCCGCGGTGACCGTCGCCGGCCAGCTCCCGCCGTTGCTGCTCGGCCTGCTCGGCGGCGCGTACGCCGACCGCTGGGACCGCCGCCGGACCATGGCGGCGGTGGACGGGCTACGCGCCGGTGTGGTGGCCGCCCTGGCCGGGCTGGTCGCCACCGGCCGGGCCGGGATGGCCGTGCTCGCGGTCGCCGCGTTCCTGCTCGCCGCCCTGGGTACGGTCTTCGACGCGGCGTCCTTCGCGGTGCTCCCGTCGGTGGTCCCGTCAGCCGCGCTGCCCACCGCCAACGGCCGCCTCCAGGCCGGCACGGCGGTCGCCGGCGGCTTCCTCGGCGCCCCGCTGGCCGGCCTCCTCTTCGCGATCTCGGCGGCTCTCCCGTTCACCCTCGACGCCCTCACCTTCGCCGCGGCCGCGCTCCTCGTCCTCACCCTCCGCCCCGCCGGTCACCGCCCCGCCGTACGACCCGCCGCGCACCGCTCCGCCCCGGAACGGGGGAGCGTGTGGCGGGAGTCCTGGGCCGGGGTGCGCTGGCTACGGCGTGACCGGGTGCTGTGGCGGGTGACCGTGGCGACCACCGGGTCGAACCTGGCCATCAGCGGAGTCATGGCCGTGCTGGTGCTGTACGCGCTGACGGTGCTGCGGGTACCGCCGTCGGCGTACGGGCTGTTCGCGGCGGGGGCGGTCGTCGGCGGGCTGGCCGGGGCGCTCGGCGCGGGACGGCTGGCGGCCCGGTTCGGCACCCTGCCCGCGCTGCGCGGGGTGCTGCTCGGGCAGACCGTGGCGCTGGCCGGGTTCGCGGCGGCCCGGCATCCACTGGCCGGGGGCCTCGCGCTGGCCTGCTTCGCCGCCGGCACGACGGTCTGGAACAGCCTCTGGTCGGCGTACGGCCAGCGGCACGTGCCACCGGAACTGCTCGGCCGGGTCGGTGCCGCGCAGCGGGTGCTCGGGCTGGCCGGCGCTCCGGTCGGGGCGGCACTGGCCGGGTTCGCCGGCCAGGCGTACGGGGTGGCGCCGGTGGGCTGGGCGGCGGCCGGGATCTTCGCCCTGGTCACCGTGGCCGCGTGGCGGACGCTGCGCGGAACGGGTTCGCGCGCCGAGCGCCGCGTGGAGCCCGCCGCCTGTGCCTAG
- a CDS encoding SGNH/GDSL hydrolase family protein, with protein MRWRSFVAVGDSFTEGMNDAYPDGSFRGWADLVATRLAVEAGPDFGYANLAIRGRLFSNIVAQQVPAALAMKPDLISFAAGGNDVLRRTFDADSFVPRFDAVIGELRGSGADVILFRFADVMARLPGQRLVAPRVNLLNRVVGEVAERHGAILVDLYADDTYLNPMLWSTDRLHMSPAGHRRVAGQVLTALGVGCDEEWLLVPPHPAPTPWLAARAADLRWAGQHLAPWIKRRLTGRSSGDLVTAKRPTLSPITD; from the coding sequence GTGCGCTGGCGCAGCTTCGTGGCGGTGGGCGACAGCTTCACCGAGGGCATGAACGACGCCTATCCGGACGGCTCGTTCCGCGGCTGGGCGGACCTGGTCGCCACCCGGCTCGCCGTCGAGGCCGGCCCCGACTTCGGGTACGCCAACCTGGCGATCCGGGGCCGCCTCTTCTCGAACATCGTCGCCCAGCAGGTGCCGGCCGCGCTGGCCATGAAGCCCGACCTGATCAGCTTCGCGGCCGGCGGCAACGACGTGCTGCGGCGTACCTTCGACGCCGACTCGTTCGTCCCCCGCTTCGACGCGGTGATCGGCGAACTGCGCGGCAGCGGCGCCGACGTGATTCTCTTCCGGTTCGCCGACGTGATGGCGCGGCTTCCCGGGCAGCGGCTCGTCGCGCCCCGGGTGAACCTGCTGAACCGGGTGGTGGGAGAGGTCGCCGAGCGGCACGGCGCCATCCTGGTCGACCTCTACGCCGACGACACCTACCTCAACCCGATGCTGTGGAGCACCGACCGGCTACACATGTCGCCGGCCGGGCACCGGCGGGTCGCCGGGCAGGTGCTCACCGCGCTCGGGGTCGGCTGCGACGAGGAGTGGCTGCTGGTGCCACCGCACCCCGCGCCGACCCCGTGGCTGGCCGCTCGCGCCGCCGACCTGCGCTGGGCCGGGCAGCACCTGGCCCCGTGGATCAAGCGGCGGCTGACCGGCCGATCCTCCGGAGACCTCGTCACCGCCAAGCGGCCGACGCTCAGCCCGATCACCGACTGA